Part of the Candidatus Binatia bacterium genome is shown below.
GTCATAGGTCCGAACGGTTCCCTCGCGGATCACGGCGGCGACCGCGCTCGCAATCGCCTGGGCGCGCTCCGCCTCGCCCAGCCAGTCCAGCATCATCGCGGCGGCGAGGATCGTTGCGATCGGGTTGGCCTTGTCCTTCCCCGCGTGCTTGGGGGCCGAGCCGTGCGTCGGCTCGAAGACGGCGACGGTGCCGCCGATGTTTCCCGAGCAGCCGAATCCAAGCCCCCCGACCATCTGGGCGCACAGGTCGGAGATGATGTCGCCGTAGAGGTTGGGGGCCACGATGACGTCGTAGTTGAAGGGATTCTTGAGGAGCCACATCGTCATGGCGTCGATGTTCGCGTCGTCCATGGCGATCTCCGGGAAGTCCTGGGCCACGCGGCGGGCTTCCTCGAGGAAGAGCCCGTCCGTGGCGCGCACGACGTTGGCCTTGTGCACCACGGTGACCTTCTTCCGGCCGAATTTCCGGGCGAACTCGAAGGCGGCCCGCACGATCCGCTCCGAGCCGTGCTTGGTGTTCACCTTGCACGAGATGGCGTACTCGTCGCCGGCCATCTCGGAGAACGGCTTGAACGCCGGGGAGAGCGCGGTCAGGGTGTCGCGGAGCCGGTCGGGCACCGTCGCGAATTCGACCCCGGCGTAGAGGTCCTCGGTGTTCTCGCGGAACACCACCAGGTCGATCCCCTCTTTGTAGTTGAGCGGGTTGCCGGGGAAGGCGCGGCAGGGGCGCAGGCAGACGTACAGGTCGAAGAGCTGGCGCATCCGGACGATCGGCGAGCGGTAGACCAGCCCCTTCCCCTGGAGCCAGGGCTCGAGTTCGCGCTCGGCTTCCCGGAGCGGCTTCGAGGTGATGGCGCCGAACATCGCGGCATCGACGCGGCGGAGAAGCTCGATGGTGCGCTGCGGGAAGGGATCCCCTTCACGCCGCCAGAACTCCCACCCGATGTCGCCATGCGTGTACTCGGCGTCGAACTGAACGGCGTCGAGGACGAGGCGCGCCGCCTCCATGACCTCGACGCCGATCCCATCCCCCGGCAGCCAAGCGATCCTGTATTTCGCCATGTCCCGAGCCCTCCCCGGCCGACAACCATGGTACGGCCTGGGACGGGGGGAGACGCCCTGCTACCGAGGGATCATGGCCGGCGGGCCGGAGGGACCATCCCGCGGGGGCCGCTCTACAGGGTGCGCTTGAACAGCGTGGAGGCGAGCACCAACATCACGCTCGCGAAGAGGATCAGGATCACGAAGTCGGGGAGCACCGCCTGGAAGCCGACCCCCTTGAGGAGGAGGTTGCGGAGGGCGTGCACCGCGTAGCGCATCGGGTTCACGACCGAGATCGCCTGGAGCCACCCCGGATAGCTCTCCGTGGGATAGAGCGCTCCGCTCGGGAAGAAGGTGACCACGTTCAGGATCCCGAACAGCGCTCGGGGGGTCATCGGATTGGACACCCGGGCCATCAGCGTGAACATGAAGAGCACCAGCCCCAGCCCGAGGAGCAGGATCGTGAACTCCACCATGAGAAGGGTGGGCAATCCACCGATGAGGGGCAGCTGCGCGATCGCGATGGAGGAGAAGGTCACCAGGGTGCCCATGCAGAGGGCGAGGGTCGTCGCCGACAGGGTGAGCCCCATGACCAGGTCGAGCGACGTGAGCGGCGTCACGAAATAGCCCTCGTGGATCCCCCGCGCTCGGTCGTCCACCAGGATGATGCCGCCGGCGACCATGGCGACGAAGAAGAGCGCCAGCGCGATCACCCCCGGGACCAGGTACTGCATGTAGTTCTTGTGGCCGTAGACGTCGACACGCTCGACCGCGACCCCGACCCGGGCGGTGGGGACCGCCCGCCCCTCGACGCGCATGTCGGCGATCGCGCGTCGCATCTCCCCCTCGATCGTGTTGGAGGAGGTGGCGTCGGTGTTGTCGACCGCCAGGCCCAGCTCGGCGCGCTCGCCCCGGGCGAAATCCTCGCTGAAGTTGGGAGGCACGATCACCACCGCCCGGTAGCGGCCCTGCCGCAGGCCGGCGACCGCGGCCCGGACATCGCTCTCGTCGCGCACGAGGAAGAGCTGGCGCGTGGTCTCCAGGGTCACCATCTGCTTTCGGACCGCGGCGGCCGCGGCCCCCTCGTCCTCGACCACGAGGGCGACCGGCAGGTGATGGAGATCGCCGCCCATCGACTTGCCCAGGATGAGCAGGTAGATGATCGGCATCATGACCATCGGGATCACGAGCTGGATGTTGCGCCGGAAGCGGCGCAGGTCGCGCTCGGCCACCGCCAAGGTCCGGCTCACGTTGAAGGGCAACGTCACGCGCTACCTCATGATCGACGGGAGCGGCCGGACGTACTCGGTGCTGACCGTGTCGCGCAGTCCGCGCCCGGTGTAGTGGATGAAGACGTCGTCCAGGGTCGGCTCCTCGAGGGTGACGCTCTTCACCTTGTTGTCGGCCTGCCGGGCCACGTCGAGGATCGCCTCCAGCGGCACGACGTCCGTGGTGAGCACGATCCGGACGGCATGGTCCCCGTCGCGCGCCGCGTCCTTCGCGTCCGGCAGCGCGCGGAGCGCCTCGCGCAGCGGCTCGGCCACCTCGCGGAAGAACTCGATCCGGACCGCCTCCTGCCCCGGCACCGACTCCTTCAGCTCCTTGGGGGTGCCGAGCGCGGCGATCTTGCCGTGGTCGATGATCGCGAGCCGATCGCAGAGCCGGTCCGCCTCGTCCATGTAGTGCGTGCAGATCAGCACCGTCAGCTCGCTCTCCCCGCGCAGCTTCTCGAGCAGCTCCCAGATGACGCGGCGGCTCTGCGGGTCGAGCCCGGTGGTCGGCTCGTCCAGGAAGAAGACGTGGGGCCGGTGGACCAGCCCGCGCGCGATCTCGAGGCGGCGGCGCATCCCGCCCGAATACGTTCCGGCGGGCTGGTCCTTCCAGTCCCAGAGCCCCACGGCCTGGAGAAGCTCGGTGGAGCGGTCGATGCGCTCCTTCCGCGACATGCCGTAGAACTTCCCGTAGATGTCGAGGCTCTCCCAGGCCGAGAGGTCGGAGTCGACGGTGTTCGCCTGCGGGATCACGCCGATCGAGTGGCGGACGGCGTTCGTGCGCCGCGCCACGTCGAATCCCATCACGAGCGCGCGCCCCGAGGTCGGGCGGAGGAGCGTCGTCAGCATGCGCACCAGCGTGCTCTTCCCCGCGCCGTTGGGGCCCAGGATGCCGAAGATCTCGTTCCGGGCGACGGTGAAGTTGAGGTCGTCGTCGGCGGTGAACTCTCCGAACTTCTTGGTGAGGTGCTCGACGACGATGGCCGGCGCCGCCGGATCGCTCGGTTCGCCCGGGATCACCGCGTCCCCTCGGCGCGCGCCTCGGGCACCGCCCCGGCGGCCGAGCCCACGTGGATCGTCACGTCGGCCGTCATGCCGTCCTTCAGCAGCCCCTCGGGGTTGGGGATGCGCGCGGTGACGTCGAAGGTCCGGATGTCGCGGCGCTGGGCGCCCCAGTCCTTCCGTGTCGCGAAGTCCCCCGAGGGGGAGACGTCGGTCACGACCCCGGCAAAGACCTTCTTGTCGAACGTGTAGACGCGCACCGAGACCCGGTCGCCGGGGCGCACCGCCCCGACGCGCGTCTCGTCCACGGCCGCGTGCACCTTGAGCGTGTCGAGATCGGCGATCGTGACCACCGCCGTCCCCACGGTGACCATCTCGCCCGGATGGTGGATCTTCTCCGTCACCTGTCCGGCCTGCGGCGCGCGGATCACGGCGTAGGAGCGGGTGAGCTGCGCCTGCGCCAGCGCGCTCTCGGCCTGGTGGACCTGAGCGGAAGCGGCGTCCACCTGCGCGCGCCCGACGTCGGAGGCCGCGACCGCCGCGTCCAGCTGCTGCTGGGTCGAGGCCCCCTCCCGCGAGAGCTCGCGCATGCGGGCGAGGTCGCGCGCGGCCTTCTGGCGATTCGCCCGCGCCTGGCCCAGCGCCGCGCGGGCCGACTCCAGCGAGGCCTGCGCGCTCCGCACCGCCACGTCCAGGTCCTGCGCGTCGAGCTGCGCGATCACCTGCCCCGGCTGGACGCGATCCCCCTCGTTCACCGGCACGTCGGCGAGCCTTCCGGGCACCTTGAAGCCCAGGCTCACCTGCACCGCTTCCACGGTGCCGGTGGTGGTGACGTCCCCGCCGGTGTACCCCTCGCGGCGGTGCTGGTACTTCCAGATGGCGATGCCGCCCCCCACGATGACCAGCAGCAGAATGAGGCCGCGGATCCGCTTGGCGCGCGAGGGCGCCGCTTTTTCGGCCATGACGCTACCGTCCCCCCGTCGAAGTGGTCGGTCCGGCGGCGCGCAGGAGCGCCGCGCGCGCGGACCAGGTGTCCAGGAGCGACTGCGCCTCCTGGGCGCGCGCGTCGGCGAGCGCGCTCTCGGCGTCGCGCACCTGCGATGCCGTGGACGTCCCGCCGCGATAGCCCGCCTCGGCCAGGCGAAGCGCCTCGCGCGCCGCGGTCACGCGCGAGGAATCGGACTGCCAGATGGCCAGCGACACGCGGAGATCCGAGAGCGAGCGTTCCACGTCGCGCCTCACCTCCAGCTCGACCTGGTGCCGGCGCGCCTGGAGCGCCTCGCGATCGGCGCGAAGCTCCCCCGCCCGCGCCGAGGAAAGCCCTCCGTCGAAGAGCGCGTAGGAGACGTCGACCCCCGCCCACAGGTTGTAGGTCTTCAGGCCGGGGTCCTGCGTGTTGAAGAATTCCTCCTGCCGGTTCGGCCCGAGATACTGCGCGGTGCCCGTAAGGCCCAGCTGCGGGCCCCGCGCCGCGCGGGCCGCCCGGATCCGCTGCTCGTTCTCTCGGAGCTGCTCGTCGAACGCGGCCAGCTGCGCGCGGTTCTGGAGCGCCGACGCCTCCAGCTCCACGGCATCGGGGATCGCGGGCTCGGGCGATCCCGGCGGATCCAGGGTCTCGGTGGAGTCGAGCGGGGCGCCGATCGCGGTCTCCAGCTCGACGCGCGAGGTGCGCACCGCTTCGTGGGCGCGGATCAGGGCCGATTCGCGCTGGAAGAGGTCCACGCGCGCCTGGAGCGAATCGAGGCGCTGCGCCACGCCGGCGCGCACCTGCGAGGCCGCCAGGCGTCGCCGGGCGCCCGCCGCCTGGACCGCCTCCCCCGCCGCGTTCTCCAGCCGTCCCGCCGCGATGGCGCGGTAGTAGGCCTGGGAGACCCGGAGCACCAGATCGGCGTCCGCTTCCTCGGCGGCGCGCTGCTGGCTCCGGTGCGCGGCCTCGGCCGCCCGCACCAGGGCGCGGCTCTGGCCGCTCGCGTCGATCGGAAGCCGGGCCTCGGCGCGCAGGTCCACGCTGGTCGCGCTCCCGGTCTTCACCACCGCGGGGCTCGGCGACCCGGGGACCGGGATGATGAACTTGGGTGGCTCGCTGCGCTCGATCGCGCTTCCCGCCACCCGCAGCGTGGGCGAAAGGGCCGCGCGTGCCTCGCGGATCGCCTGGTCGGCGCGGGAGACCCCCGCTTCCGAGACGCGGAGCGCCGGCGCGTTCTGCCTCGCGAGGGCGATGCACTGCTCGAGCGTGATCGCGCGGACCGGGAGCGCCCCGGCCAGAGCGGCCGCGACGGCCAGCGCGGCGATGAGGAACCCGGCTCGCCTCACGCCGCCTCCTCGGGAAGATAGAGATTCACGATCGCCTCGGCGCGCTCCTTGGGGTTCTTCGGCAGCGGCTCGATCCGGACGATCGCGCCGGTCATCTGGTAGAAGAAGAGCGACCCGTGGAACGAGCGGGCGGCGACCGCGGCTTCCTGCGCCCCGCGCCGGGCACCGCGCTCGGCGAAGGCGCGCTCGAAGAGGCGCGTCTCGAGGGCGAGGAGGCGGGAGAGAAATCTCCGGTAGAACTCTCCCGCGAGGTCGGGCACTTCAAGCACGCCGAAGAAGATCACGCGGAAGACGCGCGGGTCGTCCCGGAGGGCGGTCAGGCTGTACTCGGCGATACGGCACAGGCCTTCCCGCGGAGAGAGCTTCGTGAAGTGCTCCTCCATCATCGCGATCCGCTCCTCGAACCCGACCGACTCGAGGATCGCCCGGACCAGATCCTCCTTCGTCGGGAAGTGGCGGAAGAGGAGCGCCTCGCTCACCCCGGCCTTCTCGGCCAGGTCCCGGGTGCGGGCACCGTGAAACCCCAGCTCCGCGAAGACGTCGAGCGCCGCCGCCAGGATCTGGGACCGGCGGTCGTCCGACTTGAGTCGAAGCTTGGGAAAGAACTCCGGTGTGCCCATGGCCCCTTTCGGTGTCGCGCCTCGCGCGCCTGCGCCTGCTGCTAAGTGTGTACTTACTTTCTACCGGCACACGCCCTCGGCGCAAGGGAAAAAGAGCAGCGGCCCGCGGACCCCGGAATGGGCGCCACGCATGCCACGCTTCCGGTTTACCATTGCCGCCCTGTCGTGGACGCGCGGAACGAAGACTTCCCTTTCGATCGGAGGACCCATGATTCGCAAGGCATCGGCGGAATGGCGCGGCGGGCTCAAGGACGGCCAGGGGACGGTCTCCACCGACAGCGGCGTGCTCGCCAACGCGCAGTACTCCTTCAGCACGCGCTTCGAGAACGGCAAGGGGACGAACCCCGAGGAGCTGATCGCGGCGGCGCACGCCGGGTGCTTCTCCATGGCGCTCTCGGCGCAGCTCGGCGCGGCCGGCATCACCCCCGAGAGCGTGCGCACCTCGGCGGCCGTGACGCTGGAGAAGGTGGGCGACGGATTTTCGGTGACCGCGAGCCACCTCGACGTGACCGCCCGCATCCCGGGCGGCGACCGCGCGGCCTTTCAGAAAGCGGCCGAGCAGGCCAAGACGGGATGCCCGATCTCGAAGCTCCTGAACGCCAAGATCACGATGGACGCGAAGCTGGAATCCTAGCCTCGCCGCGCCGGCACGGCCGGCGGGCACGGAGCGCGTCAATGCGCCCCGTCGTGCACCTGCCCCACCGCGCTCGTCTTCCAGTTGAACCGCGACTTCTCGGCGGGGATCAGGGCCGGGAGCGGCATGGCGAGGTACTGGGAGAGCGCCGCGACGTACGGCGCGTAGAGCCCCCGCAGCTCTTCGAGCCGCGCGCCCGCCTCCGCGCTCTCGTCCAGCGGCACGCCGGCGGCGGTGAGCCAGCGTCGCAGCTCGGCGATCCGATCCGGGCCGATCCGCTCGAACCCGTCCCGGAGCGGCGCCAGCCGGAACACCTGGCTCACGTCGACGAGGGTGTGCCGCCCGATGGCGAAGGTCAGCCGGGCCTGAAAGGGATCGACCCCCTCGACGCCGGCGCTCACCAGGGCGGCCGCGTCCAGCACGGAGCAGAGCGACGCCAGCCACGACTGGTTGTCGTGCTGCGACCGGAAGAACGCGAGGATGGGATAGGAGAGGTGGCTCTCGAGGATGGTGGCGGCCCCCGCCTCCCAGTCGCGGAAGAGCCGGTTCAGCTCCGCCCCGGGATTTTTGCTCTCGAAGGCCCGTCTCAGGATCTGCCCCGCCGTCGGCGGACTTCCCGCCCACTCGTCCAGCATCGTGATCCGGGCCTCGCGGGGCGAGAAGGATTGATAGAGCACCGGCACGTACGCGATCACCAGGGCCAGGAAGCCGAAGCCCAGCCCCGCCTCCAGCACCGTCAGGAAGCGCGAGAGCCCCGTCATCGGCACCACGTCCCCGAGACCCAGCGTGAAGAAGGTGCTCCCGCTCAAGTAGAGATCGGCCGGGAAGCCGCTCATGCCGCTCGATCCCTGGACCGTCGAGCCCAGCGACCAATGAAGGAGCGAGAAGCCCACGATGATTCCGGTCGCCCAGATGGCGAAGACGAGGATCAGAGAGATCTGGGCGTAGAAGCTGAGGAAGAGCTCGCGGCGATTCCGCGCGTGGATCCCGCGGCCCAGAAACTTCCAGACCGTCCAGAGCAGGCGGAAGACCAGCCGGGAAACACGGATGTCGCCCGGCAGCCGGCGCGGCAGGAGAATCGTCTCGTAGGCGTCCCAGAGCGGGATCAGGACCAGCAGCGCGCCCGCGATCGCGGCGAGCGCGTTCAGTGCACCGATGGCTGCGACTCCGTCGATTCGGATTCGAGCAGGGTGCGCAGCTTGACCAGGGCGCGCTGCTCGAGCTGGCGGATCCGCTCGCGCGAGAGGCCGAACTGGGCGCCGGTTTCGGCCAGCGTGCGCGGCCGGTCGTCGAAGAAGCCGTAGCGGAAGCGCAGGATCGCCTCTTCCCGCTCGGAGAGCTGCTTCAGCACCTCGTTCACCTGCTGGTCCCGGAGCTGGAGCTCCACGATCTCGTCCAGGGTCGGCGGCTGCTCCACGGCCTCCGATTCGACCAGGCCATGGAACGCTTCGTTCGACAGGTCCACGTCGAGCGACCGGACCGAGTGGACCAGGGTCTCGAGGCGCTTCGCCCGCGTCATGGGAACGCCCATGACCCGCGCGATCTCCTCCAGGTCGGGGGCCCGGCGCCGCTCCGTCTCCAGCCGCCGCTGCGTCGCGATGAAGCGGCGCATCATCTGGAGCACGTGGATCGGGATGCGCACCGTGCGCGACTGGTTGGCTACGCCGCGCGCGAGCGCCTGGCGGATCCACCAGGTGGCGTACGTCGCGAAATGGATGCCGCGGTCCACGTCGTAGCGGTCCACCGCGGTGATCAGTCCGAGATTCCCCTCCTCGACCAGGTCGAGGAATTCCACGCCGCGGTTCCGGTAGGCGCGCGCCTGCGAGACCACCAGGCGGAGATAGGAGAGGATGAGGCGCTTCCGCGCGTCCTCGACGCCGAGCCGCATCGAGTCCCACAGCGCACGCTCCTCGTCGCGCTGGAGGATGGGATAGCGCTGGATCTCCTTCAGGTAGCGCCGCTCCAGGTCGCCGATGCCGTGTCCGGCCTCGTCGGGAACGGGCATCTCCGGGGCGGCGGCGCCCTCGGGAAGCGCGATCCCCTGCCGGCGGGCTTCGGCCAGGAAGAGATCGAACGCGCTCGCGTCGAAATCGGGAGAGTGGAGCAGCCGGTCGAGCGCCCCCTCGTCCAGGGAGCCCAGGGACAGGCCCTCCCGCATGGCTTCGGAGAGATCGGAGACGAACCGCCGGGGTCCCATTCCAGCCTCGCTCAAGTCCGGATGACGAAGTCGCGAGCGCCTTGCGCCGAGAGCCAGCGCACGGTCACGTCGCGGACGCGCGCGGCGGGGGGACCCTGGTGAAGGTCGAGCAGGTACGCCCGGAGCATCGCGTCCGGGCCCTCGGCGTCGACCTCGACGCCGCCCGAAGGCAGGTTCCGGACCGAGCCCGCGAGCCCTCGGGCGCGAGCCCGCTCCTGGGCGAAGAAACGGTAGCCGACCCCCTGCACCCTTCCCGCGACGACCGCCACGAAGCGGGCGCGCGGCCCATCGGCCCGGGATGCGGCCGCTTCACGCGGCGCCGTCATGCTGGGCCTCCGACAAAAAAATCGGGGCGAGAGGATTTGAACCTCCGACCCCCTGGTCCCGAACCAGGTGCTCTACCAGGCTGAGCCACGCCCCGATCGAATCGAGTCTTATGGAAGTCAAAGGATATCCCCTCGCGGAGGGGGTCGCCTTTGCCGGGGCAGTGTAGCAACCCCTCCGCCGCCGGGTCAACGGGACTCGCGCCGCTCCCAGGCATCCCTTCCGATCAGCGGCACGAAGGCGCACCCGCAC
Proteins encoded:
- a CDS encoding OsmC family protein, with the protein product MIRKASAEWRGGLKDGQGTVSTDSGVLANAQYSFSTRFENGKGTNPEELIAAAHAGCFSMALSAQLGAAGITPESVRTSAAVTLEKVGDGFSVTASHLDVTARIPGGDRAAFQKAAEQAKTGCPISKLLNAKITMDAKLES
- a CDS encoding RNA polymerase sigma factor RpoD/SigA; protein product: MGPRRFVSDLSEAMREGLSLGSLDEGALDRLLHSPDFDASAFDLFLAEARRQGIALPEGAAAPEMPVPDEAGHGIGDLERRYLKEIQRYPILQRDEERALWDSMRLGVEDARKRLILSYLRLVVSQARAYRNRGVEFLDLVEEGNLGLITAVDRYDVDRGIHFATYATWWIRQALARGVANQSRTVRIPIHVLQMMRRFIATQRRLETERRRAPDLEEIARVMGVPMTRAKRLETLVHSVRSLDVDLSNEAFHGLVESEAVEQPPTLDEIVELQLRDQQVNEVLKQLSEREEAILRFRYGFFDDRPRTLAETGAQFGLSRERIRQLEQRALVKLRTLLESESTESQPSVH
- a CDS encoding efflux RND transporter periplasmic adaptor subunit, which translates into the protein MAEKAAPSRAKRIRGLILLLVIVGGGIAIWKYQHRREGYTGGDVTTTGTVEAVQVSLGFKVPGRLADVPVNEGDRVQPGQVIAQLDAQDLDVAVRSAQASLESARAALGQARANRQKAARDLARMRELSREGASTQQQLDAAVAASDVGRAQVDAASAQVHQAESALAQAQLTRSYAVIRAPQAGQVTEKIHHPGEMVTVGTAVVTIADLDTLKVHAAVDETRVGAVRPGDRVSVRVYTFDKKVFAGVVTDVSPSGDFATRKDWGAQRRDIRTFDVTARIPNPEGLLKDGMTADVTIHVGSAAGAVPEARAEGTR
- a CDS encoding ABC transporter permease produces the protein MTLPFNVSRTLAVAERDLRRFRRNIQLVIPMVMMPIIYLLILGKSMGGDLHHLPVALVVEDEGAAAAAVRKQMVTLETTRQLFLVRDESDVRAAVAGLRQGRYRAVVIVPPNFSEDFARGERAELGLAVDNTDATSSNTIEGEMRRAIADMRVEGRAVPTARVGVAVERVDVYGHKNYMQYLVPGVIALALFFVAMVAGGIILVDDRARGIHEGYFVTPLTSLDLVMGLTLSATTLALCMGTLVTFSSIAIAQLPLIGGLPTLLMVEFTILLLGLGLVLFMFTLMARVSNPMTPRALFGILNVVTFFPSGALYPTESYPGWLQAISVVNPMRYAVHALRNLLLKGVGFQAVLPDFVILILFASVMLVLASTLFKRTL
- a CDS encoding TolC family protein; protein product: MRRAGFLIAALAVAAALAGALPVRAITLEQCIALARQNAPALRVSEAGVSRADQAIREARAALSPTLRVAGSAIERSEPPKFIIPVPGSPSPAVVKTGSATSVDLRAEARLPIDASGQSRALVRAAEAAHRSQQRAAEEADADLVLRVSQAYYRAIAAGRLENAAGEAVQAAGARRRLAASQVRAGVAQRLDSLQARVDLFQRESALIRAHEAVRTSRVELETAIGAPLDSTETLDPPGSPEPAIPDAVELEASALQNRAQLAAFDEQLRENEQRIRAARAARGPQLGLTGTAQYLGPNRQEEFFNTQDPGLKTYNLWAGVDVSYALFDGGLSSARAGELRADREALQARRHQVELEVRRDVERSLSDLRVSLAIWQSDSSRVTAAREALRLAEAGYRGGTSTASQVRDAESALADARAQEAQSLLDTWSARAALLRAAGPTTSTGGR
- a CDS encoding acylphosphatase, which translates into the protein MTAPREAAASRADGPRARFVAVVAGRVQGVGYRFFAQERARARGLAGSVRNLPSGGVEVDAEGPDAMLRAYLLDLHQGPPAARVRDVTVRWLSAQGARDFVIRT
- a CDS encoding ATP-binding cassette domain-containing protein codes for the protein MIPGEPSDPAAPAIVVEHLTKKFGEFTADDDLNFTVARNEIFGILGPNGAGKSTLVRMLTTLLRPTSGRALVMGFDVARRTNAVRHSIGVIPQANTVDSDLSAWESLDIYGKFYGMSRKERIDRSTELLQAVGLWDWKDQPAGTYSGGMRRRLEIARGLVHRPHVFFLDEPTTGLDPQSRRVIWELLEKLRGESELTVLICTHYMDEADRLCDRLAIIDHGKIAALGTPKELKESVPGQEAVRIEFFREVAEPLREALRALPDAKDAARDGDHAVRIVLTTDVVPLEAILDVARQADNKVKSVTLEEPTLDDVFIHYTGRGLRDTVSTEYVRPLPSIMR
- a CDS encoding potassium channel family protein, encoding MGFSLLHWSLGSTVQGSSGMSGFPADLYLSGSTFFTLGLGDVVPMTGLSRFLTVLEAGLGFGFLALVIAYVPVLYQSFSPREARITMLDEWAGSPPTAGQILRRAFESKNPGAELNRLFRDWEAGAATILESHLSYPILAFFRSQHDNQSWLASLCSVLDAAALVSAGVEGVDPFQARLTFAIGRHTLVDVSQVFRLAPLRDGFERIGPDRIAELRRWLTAAGVPLDESAEAGARLEELRGLYAPYVAALSQYLAMPLPALIPAEKSRFNWKTSAVGQVHDGAH
- a CDS encoding isocitrate/isopropylmalate dehydrogenase family protein, coding for MAKYRIAWLPGDGIGVEVMEAARLVLDAVQFDAEYTHGDIGWEFWRREGDPFPQRTIELLRRVDAAMFGAITSKPLREAERELEPWLQGKGLVYRSPIVRMRQLFDLYVCLRPCRAFPGNPLNYKEGIDLVVFRENTEDLYAGVEFATVPDRLRDTLTALSPAFKPFSEMAGDEYAISCKVNTKHGSERIVRAAFEFARKFGRKKVTVVHKANVVRATDGLFLEEARRVAQDFPEIAMDDANIDAMTMWLLKNPFNYDVIVAPNLYGDIISDLCAQMVGGLGFGCSGNIGGTVAVFEPTHGSAPKHAGKDKANPIATILAAAMMLDWLGEAERAQAIASAVAAVIREGTVRTYDMGGAAGTLDMARAIEAKCRAAFPTSNRAGVAPA
- a CDS encoding helix-turn-helix domain-containing protein, which translates into the protein MGTPEFFPKLRLKSDDRRSQILAAALDVFAELGFHGARTRDLAEKAGVSEALLFRHFPTKEDLVRAILESVGFEERIAMMEEHFTKLSPREGLCRIAEYSLTALRDDPRVFRVIFFGVLEVPDLAGEFYRRFLSRLLALETRLFERAFAERGARRGAQEAAVAARSFHGSLFFYQMTGAIVRIEPLPKNPKERAEAIVNLYLPEEAA